Proteins encoded within one genomic window of Gambusia affinis linkage group LG09, SWU_Gaff_1.0, whole genome shotgun sequence:
- the LOC122837098 gene encoding serine protease 23 — translation MTPRKITISTHLLLHHLLPFTLSLLQPPHHQPVHVPTLVPHAPTPLTRSRFSAEAQLDFTTRCNSSCFHRAEHEEQMTDKLAFETLYADGFRTLTTVEVEDDDDALHPTHAPAWRWRRRLKRRMKRQIYGADGRFNIQGDDFLMDYPFSTAVRISTGCTGVLVSQQHVLTAAHCVHDGKDYVHGARKLRVGFLIPPSVNGTRAGLIPNKKPMVRWVRVKRTRVPKGWIQGPQEVSMDFDYALLELRWPHRRPFMRLSVAPSSDDLAGNRIHFSGFDSDRPGELVYRFCPVEEESSDLIYQHCDARPGASGSGVYGRVWDDSLERWERKVIGIFSGHQWLEIDGENRDYNVAVRITPLKFAQICYWVHGNRLDCRQD, via the coding sequence ATGACGCCACGTAAGATCACCATCTCAACTCACCTGCTCCTCCATCACCTCCTCCCCTTcaccctctctctcctccagccTCCCCACCACCAACCCGTGCACGTGCCCACCCTGGTCCCGCACGCACCAACACCTCTGACCCGCTCGCGCTTCAGCGCTGAGGCCCAGCTGGACTTCACCACCCGCTGCAACTCCAGCTGCTTCCACCGAGCCGAGCATGAGGAGCAAATGACGGACAAACTGGCCTTCGAGACGCTGTACGCGGACGGCTTCCGCACCCTCACCACGGTGGAGgtggaggatgatgatgatgctctTCACCCGACTCACGCGCCCGCCTGGAGATGGAGGAGACGACTGAAGCGCAGGATGAAGCGGCAGATCTACGGAGCGGACGGGCGTTTTAACATCCAGGGTGACGACTTCCTGATGGATTATCCCTTCTCCACGGCGGTGCGCATCTCCACCGGATGCACGGGCGTCCTGGTGTCCCAGCAGCACGTCCTCACCGCGGCCCACTGCGTGCACGACGGGAAGGATTACGTTCATGGAGCCCGGAAGTTGAGGGTGGGCTTCCTGATTCCTCCGTCCGTAAATGGCACCAGAGCCGGGTTGATTCCCAACAAGAAGCCGATGGTCCGCTGGGTTCGGGTGAAGCGCACCCGGGTGCCGAAGGGCTGGATCCAGGGCCCGCAGGAGGTCAGCATGGACTTTGACTACGCCCTTTTGGAGCTGCGGTGGCCTCACCGGCGCCCCTTCATGCGGCTCTCTGTAGCGCCCTCTTCGGACGACCTGGCAGGGAACCGCATCCACTTCTCCGGGTTCGACAGCGACCGTCCGGGGGAGCTGGTGTACCGGTTCTGTCCGGTGGAGGAGGAGTCGAGCGACCTGATCTACCAGCACTGCGACGCGCGGCCCGGGGCCAGCGGCTCCGGGGTGTACGGCCGGGTGTGGGACGACTCGTTGGAGCGCTGGGAGAGGAAGGTGATCGGGATCTTCTCTGGACACCAGTGGCTGGAGATCGACGGAGAGAACCGGGATTACAACGTGGCTGTCCGCATCACGCCGCTGAAGTTCGCCCAGATCTGCTACTGGGTGCACGGGAACCGACTGGACTGCAGGCAGGACTGA